A genomic region of Mus musculus strain C57BL/6J chromosome 7, GRCm38.p6 C57BL/6J contains the following coding sequences:
- the Scgb2b27 gene encoding secretoglobin, family 2B, member 27 isoform 2 precursor (isoform 2 precursor is encoded by transcript variant 2) — MKGTLLLLALLVTGELGFQTTEACAPFVGAYVKILGGNRLALNAYLSMFQATAAERVAFEKIQDCFNEEPLTTKLKSPQIMT; from the exons ATGAAGGGGACACTTCTTCTGCTGGCCTTGCTGGTGACTGGAGAGCTGGGCTTCCAGACAA CGGAAGCATGTGCTCCTTTTGTCGGAGCCTATGTTAAAATACTGGGTGGAAATAGGCTAGCTCTGAATGCCTACCTTTCGATGTTTCAAGCTACTGCAGCGGAAAGGGTGGCCTTTGAAAAGATCCAGGATTGCTTCAATGAGGAACCATTAACCACCAAATTAAAGAGTCCCCAAATAATG